A genome region from Streptomyces antimycoticus includes the following:
- a CDS encoding winged helix-turn-helix transcriptional regulator — translation MSGFGPGGPFLADCPARLAVELIGDKWTAVVLYGLSRGPVRHGELIELIGGISRKMLTQTLRRLEAHGLIRRHAYAEVPPRVEYELTPLGATLIDPIHMLTEWARANGDAVLDALDADPEPVAPSEPGPR, via the coding sequence ATGAGCGGTTTCGGTCCCGGTGGTCCCTTTCTCGCCGACTGCCCGGCGCGTCTGGCGGTCGAGCTCATCGGCGACAAGTGGACGGCGGTCGTGCTCTACGGCCTCAGCCGGGGCCCGGTGCGCCATGGCGAGCTGATCGAGCTGATCGGCGGCATCTCCCGCAAGATGCTCACCCAGACGCTCCGACGGCTCGAGGCGCACGGCCTCATCCGCCGCCACGCCTACGCCGAGGTGCCGCCCCGGGTCGAGTACGAGCTCACCCCGCTCGGGGCGACGCTGATCGATCCGATCCACATGCTGACCGAGTGGGCGAGGGCGAACGGCGACGCGGTGCTCGACGCGCTCGACGCCGATCCCGAGCCGGTCGCCCCCAGCGAACCAGGCCCCCGCTAG
- a CDS encoding DUF4232 domain-containing protein codes for MRVHKLTFAALVVAAGLSLTACQNDDDGSGQSDPSSASSASSSGGGSGSGGSDQGGGKDSGGQGTAAGTGSGENGKVGKCRTDELEITAVDRTIDGDGEGTVAVTLKNGGGRDCTISGFAGVDLKTSEGALSAKRGGQPADSHILKDGESTYFGVNYPINESGGSGVRVTGLVVTPPNETKSVTLDWPGGGTLPVTDGAGSPVKVGPIGGIGQGG; via the coding sequence ATGCGCGTTCACAAGCTCACCTTCGCGGCCCTGGTCGTTGCCGCGGGTCTGTCGCTCACGGCCTGTCAGAACGACGATGACGGCTCGGGGCAGAGCGACCCGTCATCCGCGTCCAGTGCGTCCTCCTCGGGCGGCGGTTCGGGCTCGGGCGGTTCGGATCAGGGCGGCGGGAAGGACTCCGGCGGGCAGGGCACGGCCGCCGGGACCGGCTCCGGCGAGAACGGCAAGGTCGGCAAGTGCCGCACCGACGAGCTGGAGATCACCGCGGTGGACCGCACCATCGACGGCGACGGCGAGGGCACCGTCGCGGTGACGCTGAAGAACGGTGGCGGCCGGGACTGCACGATCTCCGGGTTCGCTGGCGTCGACCTGAAGACCAGCGAGGGGGCGCTGTCCGCGAAGCGCGGTGGTCAGCCGGCCGACTCGCACATCCTCAAGGACGGGGAGTCGACGTACTTCGGCGTCAACTACCCGATCAACGAGTCGGGCGGTTCCGGCGTCCGCGTCACGGGGCTGGTGGTGACCCCGCCGAACGAGACGAAGTCGGTCACCCTCGACTGGCCGGGCGGCGGCACCCTGCCCGTCACGGACGGCGCCGGCTCCCCGGTGAAGGTCGGCCCGATCGGCGGCATCGGTCAGGGCGGCTGA
- a CDS encoding NADP-dependent oxidoreductase: MRVITQQMLGGPEVLTIVDAPEPQPLPTEVLVRVKAIGLNPLEALLRAGEFPPLLGRPPFILGWDISGVVQEGSLTYRFRPGDEVFGMPMFPRAASAYAEVVSAPALHLVRKPASLSHVEASALPVVGLTAWQGLADLGGVTEGDRVLVHGGGGGVGHVAIQIAKALGAQVIATASGSKRKFVEELGADEVIDYTAVDFTEAVRDIDVVLDTIGGDTVQRSLGVLRPGGHLVTAVAEEDTELVARYEAAGMRFSGIAVDPDPVALRGLVELVEQGRLRVHVQETFPFERVADAHRLLDGGHLRGKLVLTL; this comes from the coding sequence ATGCGAGTCATCACCCAGCAGATGCTCGGCGGTCCCGAGGTGCTCACCATCGTGGACGCGCCCGAGCCCCAGCCCCTCCCGACCGAGGTTCTCGTCCGCGTCAAGGCGATCGGGCTGAACCCGCTGGAGGCGCTCCTGCGCGCCGGCGAGTTCCCCCCGCTGCTCGGCCGGCCGCCGTTCATCCTCGGCTGGGACATCAGCGGCGTGGTCCAGGAGGGGTCGCTGACGTATCGGTTCAGGCCCGGCGACGAGGTGTTCGGGATGCCGATGTTCCCGCGGGCGGCGAGCGCGTACGCCGAGGTCGTGTCGGCGCCGGCGTTGCACCTGGTACGCAAGCCGGCGTCGCTCTCGCATGTCGAGGCATCGGCCCTGCCGGTCGTCGGGCTGACGGCGTGGCAGGGCCTCGCCGACCTCGGCGGCGTGACCGAGGGCGACCGCGTCCTGGTCCACGGCGGTGGTGGCGGGGTCGGCCACGTGGCGATCCAGATCGCGAAAGCGCTCGGCGCACAGGTGATCGCGACCGCCAGTGGGAGCAAGCGGAAGTTCGTCGAGGAGCTCGGCGCCGATGAGGTGATCGACTACACGGCGGTCGACTTCACCGAGGCGGTCCGCGACATCGATGTCGTGCTCGACACAATCGGCGGCGACACCGTCCAGCGGTCGCTCGGCGTGCTCCGCCCGGGCGGTCACCTGGTGACGGCGGTCGCCGAGGAGGATACGGAGCTCGTCGCAAGGTACGAGGCGGCCGGTATGCGCTTCAGCGGCATCGCGGTCGACCCCGATCCGGTCGCCCTGCGAGGTCTTGTCGAACTCGTCGAACAGGGCCGGCTCCGGGTCCACGTGCAGGAGACGTTCCCGTTCGAGCGCGTCGCCGACGCGCACCGGCTGCTCGACGGCGGTCACCTCCGGGGCAAGCTCGTCCTCACCCTCTGA